The Vulcanimicrobium alpinum sequence CGATCGCCGTCGTATGCCTGGATGACGATCCCGGGGTCGTTCGGACGCGGATCGGCCGCGGGCTGACCGCTGGCGCGGTCGATCGTGCCGACGAAGCGCGTGTATTGGATCGCGCGCGACGTGCCGCCAATCGGAAACCCTTCGCCTTCCTTGAGCGGGTGATCGGGGCCGCCCGGGACCGGCTTGCCGTCCTTCGTCAGCCGGAAATCGATCGCGAAGCCGTACGATGCCTGATAGATCAGCGTGCCGTCGATGTCGTAGGGCTGGTTGACGCGAATTACCGCGTCGTGGACGCGGCCGTCGCGGCCGGTCACCTTCGCGTTGGAGACGTAGTCGATCGGCTGGTAGACGATCCCGGACTTCGTGCGCACCGGATCGATGCGATAGGCGAAACGCTGCAGCGCGATCCTCGCGCCGTTCTCCGGGATCGTCGCGGTCTGTCCACTGAGCACCGCGAACTGGCCGCTGTAGCCCTTCGCCCAGTAGATCGTCGTTCCGATCGCGATGACGACGAAGCCGACGTGCGCGACGAGAACGCCGCGCCGTGCCCAATTGTTCTTATCGGCGAACGTCCACTCGGTGCCGCCGAACTCGCGCTTGCGCACCTGCCAGCCGCGCGCCCCGAAGAACGCCGCCAGCCGCTCGCGGACCACGTCGACGTCGCCGGGGACGCGCAGCGTCGCGTGCAGCGGGATCTTCTCGACCTTCACCGGAGCCAGCCGCGGGATCCGCCGCGGGATCACCTTGGTGAACGTCGCGGCCGTCATCGAGCACAGGATGAGGCCCAGTACGCCGATGTACGCCGCGCTGTGGTAGATGTTCGCGAGGTCGAGCCGCGCGATGAGCCGCGCGAGCGGCGGCGCGTAGTTGGCCGCATAGAACGACGGATCTTTCCCCTGCTCGATCACCACGCCGATCAGCGTCAAGAGCGCCCAGATCCCGAGCAGCGAGACGCCGAACGTCACGTTGGCGAACAGCGCGACGAGCTCGTTCCAGCCCTCGCGCAACGGCCGCAGCGCGCCCAGCGCTACGCCTCCGCTTCGCGCTTCCACCGCCCCTCCATGAACACGATGAGCCAGATCGCCGCTTCGAACAGCACGTACATCGGCGTCGCGATCAGCATCATCGTTGCGGGGTTGCCGTCGGGCGCGAGCACGCCGCCGGTCACGAGCATTCCGAAGATGATGTATCGCCGATAGGTGCGCAGCATCGTGCTGTTGACCAGACCGATGCGCGCCAGCAGCAGCATTACCACCGGCGTCTGGAAGACGAGCGCGAATGCGAGGAACAGCAGCAGAACGAAATTGATCGTCGACTCGATGCCGAACGTCGGATCGGCGATCGAGCTGGTGATCCCGATCAGCGCGCTCACCACGCGCGGGATCACGAAGACGTGCGCGAACGCGACCCCGGCGAGCGCCAAGCCGAACGACGGCGCGATGTACGAGTACACCGCTCGGCGCGTCTTCGGGTGGACCGCCGGCACGACGAACATCCAGATCTGATACAGCAGCATCGGCAGGCCGAGCACGATCGCGCCGTAGATCGCAAACTTGAAGATTGCCCACACCGCGTCGGTCGGCCCAAAGGCGTGCAGGACGACTTTGTCACCGAAATAGAGGCGCGTCAGGGGGCGGATCGCCTGCTGTGCGGGCCACAGCAGGAGCACGGCCAGGCCGAGCACGGTCGCGACGCAGATCGCCAGCCGGTTCCGGAGCTCCCGCAGGTGCTCCGTGAACGGCATCTCCTTCTGGTCCCACTCCGCGTCCGGCTCGCGCGCGCCGACCGGGCGCTCGGCGAGCACGCGCTACGCGCGGGGCGGGGCGACTGAGGTCGGGCCGGGCGCGCCGGTCTGCGGGTCGGGGACGACGGTCGGCTGACCGACCCCGTTCACGCTGGTCGCCGCTTCGGCCGCGTGGACCTCGCCCTCGACGCGGCGGCGCGCTTCGTCGCGGGCGCGCTCGGCGGCGAGATCCGCCTCGGCCTGACCGACCAGGAACTCTTTCTTGGCCTGTCCGGCGCTGCGCGCCAGTTTCGGCAGCTTGTCGACGCCGAAGAGCAGAATCGCCGCGCCGGCGATGAGCATGATTTCCGTGGTTCCGAGCATGGGATTCTCCGGATAAACGTTTTAGAGGAGGGCGTCGGCCAGGGCGGCGAGTTCCGTGCGGGCCGGGGCGTTTCCGAGGGGCGCGAGCGACTGCTTCGCCCGTTCGAGGTAGCCGGCAAGGGCGGCTTCGGTCTTGGCGAGCCCCCCGTGGATGCCGATCCCGGCGACGATACCCGCGATCCGCTCGCGCGTGTCGTCGTCCTCGGCGAAGAAACGTTCGACGTCGGAACGGAATTCCCGATCACCCGACTCCAGCGCGAGGACGAGCGGAACGGTCATCTTCCGCTCCCGCAGGTCGTTCCCCACCGGCTTGCCCAGCGTCGCCTCGTCGGCGGTGAGGTCGAGCAGGTCGTCACGCATCTGGAACGCGATCCCGTACGCGGTCCCGAAGTCGCGCAGGGCCTTGACCGCGAATGGCGAGGCGCCCGCCGCAAGCGCGCCGCACTCGGCCGAGGCGGCGAAGAGCGAGGCGGTCTTCTTCGTCGCCACCTCGACGTAGTTCGCGAACGTCGTCTCGAGATCGCCGAGCGCCCGCAATTGCAGCACCTCGCCGTCGGTGATGTCGGCGAGCGTCGCGGAGAGCACGTGCGGGATCGGATGCGCGTACTCGGCGGTGACGTTCTTGAAGATCCACGCGAACAGATAGTCGCCGGCAAGGACGCTGACGCGGTTCCCGAAGTCGACCGCGGTCGCGTTCACGCCGCGCCGCGTGTCGGCGTTGTCGACGACGTCGTCGTGGATGAGCGTCGCGACGTGGATCAGTTCCATGAACGCGGCGAGGCGCAGGTGCTCGGCGGCGTCGCCGCCGACCGCCTCCGCCGCGAGCAGCGCGAAGCGCGGGCGCAGCCGCTTTCCGCCCGCGTCGAGCATCCGCCGCACCGCTTCGGTGATCAGCTCGTTCTCGGTCTGAAAATCGTTGCGGAAGAAGTTCTCGACGAGCGCGTAGAGATCGCGGCCGGGCTGCGCGCGGTGCAGCATCAGGCGAACCCGACGTGCGCGGCGATCGCGCCCGCGCCGAGCCGCAGGTAGCGCACGTCGCGGAACCCGGCGATGCGGAAACGTTCCGCGAGGCCGTCGGCGTCGGGGAAGTTCGTCAGCGAGTTGGGGAGATACGTGTACGCGCGTTTCGATCCGCCGACCAGTCCGCCGATGAGTGGGACGAGGCCGTAGAAGTAGACGCCGAACGCGCGCCGCACCAGCGGGTTGGGCGGCTTGGTGACGTCGAGGTTGACGAAACGCGTCCCCGGCTTGAGGACGCGTCGCGCCTCCTTGAGCGTAGCGACGATATCGACGACGTTGCGCATCGAGAAGCCCATCGTCGCACCGTCGAAGGTCGCGTCGGCAAACGGCAGCTGCGTCACGTCGCCCTCGACGAAGGTCGCCCGGCCGCCGGCGTCCTCGCGCGGCGCGCGGGCGCGCGCCCCGTCGAGCATCGGAACGGTGAAGTCGACGCCGGTGACGGTCAGGCTGGGATCGGTCCGCAGCAGGTGGAATACGAGATCGCCGGTCCCGCAGCACAGGTCGACCACGTGCCCGCCCTTGGGGGCCGCGAGTTCGGCGACGGCACGCTTGCGCCACGCCTCGTCGATCCCTGCGGTAAGGAGTCGGTTCGCGCGGTCGTACCGCGGTGCGATCGCCGCGAACATCTCGCGGACATACAGGGCCTTATCCATGGTCGAGCGACCGTGCGTGTTCGGCGGCGGGGGGATGATCCACTCTGAGCCTCCTTCCATGGGACGCCGGCCGCCGGGGCGAGGTTGCCCGTGCGGCGCCCGGGCTCACGTCCAGCGCTTGTAGCGGAAGTACGCGACGAGGGCGATCGCCGCGGCGACCTGCGAGCCGACACCGATGACCCAGAACGACCGCGGGCTTTGGATCCCGGCGACCATCCAGCCGAAGTTCTGGCCGAAGAATCCGGTGATGTACGTCAGCGGCAGAAAGATCGTCGCGATCACCGTGAGCTGCTTGGCGATCTCGCCCTGCTGGTGCGCCTCGGAGGAGAGGTGGATGTCGAGCGTGCTGTTGAGCAGGTCGCGGATCGAATCGATCTGATCGGTCACCCGCGCCGCATGGTCGGCGACGTCGCGGAAGTACGCGTTCATCGAGCGGTCGGCGGTGAGTTCGCTGCGCAGCAGCGTGCTCAGGATGTCGCGGACCGGCGCGACCGCGCGCTTGAGCGCGATGAGATCGCGCTTGAACAGCAGAACGCGCCGCAGGAGCAGCCGCGGATGAGTGCGCTTGCGCTCGCCGAGCACCGCGTTCTCGATCCCGACGAGCCGCTCGTCGTACTCGACCGTCACCGGATGGTACGCGTCGACGACGACGTCGAGGATGACGTAGAGCAGGCTGACCGGATCGTACGCGACGCCGCTGCGTTCGGTCCAGCGGCGTTCGATCTCGTCGAGCGGGAAGACCGGGTGCGCGCGGATCGTCACGACGAAGTTCTTGCCGACGAACACCGCGAGTTCGTGCTCGATCAGTTGCCCGTCCGCGTCAAGCGACGCGGCGTGCAGCACGACCAGCAGGTAGTCGTCGTAGGTCTCGACCTTCGGGCGTTCGTGGACGAGCGCCGCATCTTCGACGGCGGTCGGGTGGAGGGAGAACTCCTCCTTGAGCATGGCGAGGTCGTCCGGCGTCGGCTCGGCCAGATCGAACCACACGAACGTGCTCGCGTCCTTCAGCAGTTCGCTGATCTCGGCGGGATTGCGCAGCGAGCGCGGCCCGGCACCGTCCGTGAAGATCAGACAGCGCGACTCGTGTTCTTCTGAGATCGCCGGCGTCGCGCGGTACTCGCGCGGCTTCGCGATCACGCCGCCACCGGCAGGGCCAGGATACGGCGGGCGTTCGCGTCGGATCGCGCCGTCACGGTCGCGACGTCGACGCCCAGCACGCCGGCGACGACCCGCGCGGTCTCGGCGACGAACGCGGGCTCGTTGCGCTTCCCGCGATACGGGATCGGCGCGAGATACGGGCAGTCGGTCTCGAGGACGACCGCGTCGAGCCCGGCGCGCCGGACCGCGTCGCGCAACGGCTGCGCGGTCTTGAACGTGACGACGCCGCCGATCCCCAACGCGAGCCCGAACTCGCCGGTGAAGACCGCCGCTTCCTCGGAGCTCCCGGTGAAGCAGTGCACGATCCCGCGCTGCGAGGCCGCGTCGTAGCCGGCGCGCAGGGCCGCGACGAAGTCGTCGTGGGCCTCGCGCTGGTGAAAGATCAGCGGGAGGTCGCGGGCGCGCGCGTAGGCGAGCTGCGCACGGAGCACCTCGCGCTGCACATCGCGCGGACTGTGATCGTAGTGATAGTCCAGCCCCGTCTCGCCGACCGCGACGACGCGCGCGCCGAAGCGCTCGCGCAGCGCGTCGAACGCCGCGGCGATCTCGGCCGGCGCGTCCTTCGCCTCGTGCGGATGGATCCCGATCGTCGCCGCCAATCCGTATCGCTCAGCCGCTTCGCATGCACGGCGGCTATCCTCGACGTCGCAGCCGACCGTTACGATCGCGTCGACCCCGGCGTCACGTGCGCGCGCGAGCATCGCGGGGCGGTCGTCGTCGAACGCGCGGTCGTGCACGTGGGCATGCGTGTCGATCATGGTGAAGTCTTAGGCTCCTCGTGCAGCTGTTCCCCGAGCGCTCCTATACCTACGGCCGCCGGTTTCTGGCGATCGCGCTCGTTCTCTCGCTGTTCATTCACGGCGCCGGGGGAACGATCTGGGCGCTCTACGGCCGCCGCATCACCGCGCAGGTGCAGAAGATGCTGCCCCGTCCGACCCCGATGCCCGAGGTCGTCGCCCTCTCCGACGCGATCCATATCGAGAAGCGCAGGGTGCCGCGTCCTCAGCGGCGGGCACGTCCGGCGGCGGCGGTGCGCGAGCAGCGCCCGCAGCGCCCGCCGCGCGCCCGGATGGCCGTCGCGGCGACGCTTCCGGTCCCGACGCTCGCTCCGCTGGAGACGCCGCGCCCAACGCGCGAGCCGAAACCGGCGCCGACGCTGCACGCCGTGCACGCGACGATTCACCGTCCCTTGCCGGAGCCGACCGGGCGTCCGGTGCAGCAGCCGACGATCGAACCGGGGCGCGGCGCGTTCTCGCCGCAGCAGATCGCACAGCTCGAATCGCAGTTCCGCCGCACGATCGATGCAGCGCAGCGCGCGGTCGAGGAACCGCCGGCGCGCGGCGGCGCCGCCAACGTGCCGCCGCAGCACGCACCGCCCGCGACCGACCGTCTGCGTTACCAGCAGATCATGGCCGGAACGCCCGAACAGTTTCTCTCCGCGCAGGGTGACTGCGTTCCGCTGCAGGGACCGATGCCGCACGGTGCCCTGCGCGCGTACTTCATCCGCTGCGTGATCCACTACTCCGACGGGTACTTCGAGGAAGTGTCGTTTCCGTGGACGTTCTCGTTTACGCCCCGGATGGACCCGTTCGAACATCCCGACGAGCGGATCGTGTTCGGGATGCAGGCGCCGCCGCCGGGCTTGGTGCTCCCGCAGACCTTCGCGCTCTCGCGTGCGGTGTGCTCGTTCTACCGCGCCCGCTGCGCCGCCGTCGTCAACGCCGAGCAGCAGCGCGGCGACCCCGCATACGGCAAGCCGCCGTAAGCCGGGACTTTAGCGCGATCTGACGGCGATGACGAGCGAGATCGCGCCGTAGATCAGGGCGAAGAGGCCGAGCGCGATGCCGGGGGCGAGGAGGCCGCCGAAGGTGACCCAGAGCAGCGCGCAGCCGAGGACGAGCGCGAGGATTCCGCCGGCCAGCCACAGCCAGGCGTCGTGCAGACGCCGCCACGTCACCGCGGCGAACACGATCGTGAGCGCGCCGATCGCGAACGCCCACTCCGCGACCGTCCACGTCAGCGCGATCAGCGAGCGCGACGCGGAAGACCGCGAAGCCGAGCGCGATCCCGATCGCGCCTTCGAGGGCGTGCAGCAGCCACGCTTTGTCGGCGCCCGTCGATCGCAGCGCGACCACGATGCGCACGATCCCGTCGAGAATCGCGAACGCCGCGAACGCGACGACGAGCAGCGTCGAGATGTCGGCGCGGTAGAGCGCGAAGCCGCCCAGCGCGAGCGCGGCGACGCCGCGCACCGCGAACCCCGCGCGATGGAGCGTGTCGTTGGCGCCGGTGCGGGCGGGCGGCGCAGGCCGCTGCATCACGCTCATGCTATGCCTCGACCGGTTCCGGTTCGATGCGCGGGAAGAGCGGTGCGCCGGGATCGGTCTGCGTTCCGGCGCCGAGCGTGCCCCACTGCAGCGCGTCGTCCCAGCGCACTTCGGGCGTCCCCGTCTGTCCCAACTGCGCCCACATTGCGTCCGACTTCGACGGCATGAACGGGTACAGCAGGATCGCAAGCCACCGCAGTCCCTCGCAGAGGGTGTAGAGCAGCGCGTCGAGTTCGTCGCCGCGGCCGTGCTTGTGCAGATCCCACGGCTTCTGTTCGTCGATCGCGCGGTTGAGCGCAGTGACGAGGTTCCAGATCTCGTCGAGCGCTTCCCGGAAGCGCATCGCCGTCACGTGCTCGTGCACCAGCGTGCCGAGGTCGGCAAAGCGTTCGCCGATCGCGCTCTCGGCGGGTTCGGGGACGAGCCCGTTGCGGTACTTCTGCAGCATCGCGAGCGACCGCCGCAGCAGGTTTCCCAGGTCGTTGCCGAGATCGCTGTTGTGCCGCTGCCGCAATTTCTCGACCGAGATCGAGAAGTCGCTGCCGAACGGCGCCTCGCGAAACAGAAAATACCGCACCGAGTCGGCGCCGAAGCGCTGCGCGAGCGAGAACGGTTCGATCACGTTTCCGAGCGACTTCGACATCTTCTCGCCGTCGGCGAGAATCCAGCCGTGCGCGAAGATCCGCTCGGGGATCTCGAGCCCCGCCGACCACAGCATCGCCGGCCAGATCAGCGTGTGAAAGCGCGCGATCTCCTTGCCGATCAGATGCGTCGCGGGCCAGAACGTCGCGAAGAGACCGTCGCGGTCGGCGGGCCAGCCCAGCGCGCTGATGTAGTTGATCAGCGCGTCGAACCACACGTAGATCACGCCGCCGCCCGGCAGCGGGATCCCCCAGTCGAACGACGAGCGCGAGATCGAGAGGTCGTCGAGCCCCGCCTCGAGCACCGCCATCATCTCGTTGTAGCGCGTCTGCGGCCGCACGAACTCCGGATGCGCGCGGAAGTGCGCGAGCAGCCGATCGCGATACGCGGAGAGCTTGAAGAACCAGTTCTGCTCCGAGAGCCACTGCACCGGACGATGGCATTCGGGATTGGGGCAACGGCCGTCGATCAATTTCGCTTCGGGCCAGAACGTCTCGTCGTTGGTGCAGTACCAGCCCTCGTACACGCCCTGATACACGTCGCCGTTCGCGCGCATCCGCTCGAAGAGCGCGAGACACGCTTCCGCATGGCGCGGCTCGGTGGTGCGGATGAAATCGTCGAAGCGGCAGTCGTAGGCGGCGGCGAGTTCCTTCCACTTCGGCGCCAGCATGTCGGTGTACGCCTGCGGCGACATCCCGGCCGCTTCGGCGGCCTGCGCGACCTTCTGGCCGTGCTCGTCGGTTCCGGTCAGCGCGCGCGCGGGCCCGAACGCGCGCGCGCTGCGCGCCAGGATGTCGGCCGCGATCGAGGTGTACGCGTGCCCGATGTGCGGCGTCCCGCTGATGTAGAAGATCGGTGTGGTGACGTAGAACGCGGCCTTGGACACGACCCCCGGCTTTCGCCGCGGCGCCCCTTGCGGCATCCCCGCGTCAGCGTGATACGATCCATGCGAGGATCGTGATGGCCGTCGTCTTCCGGCCGCTCTCCCCGCCGGACGACGAGGAGATGCTGGCCCTGCATGGACTCAACCCCGGATACCGCGTCGAGCGGCTCGCCGACGGTTCGTTGCTGGTGAGTCCCAACGGCGCCCTCGGCAGCGCGCGAAACGCCGAACTCACGCGCCAACTCGGCAACTGGCATCACGCCCGGCGCACGGGGAAGATCTTCGACTCTTCTGCCGGCTTCGTGCTTCCCGATCGTTCGCTGTTCGGCCCCGACGGCGCGTACGTGAGCGAGGAACGCTGGAGCGTGCTCTCGCGTGCCCGCCAGGAGAAGTACTTCACCGGCGCGCCCGACGCTGCGTTCGAGGTCGTCTCCCAAAGCGACGAACGGGCGCAGCAACTTGCAAAATGTGCGTCGTTCGCACTTCAGGGAAGCGCGCTGGTCGTACTCATCGATCCCTACCGCCGGACAGTCGATGTCTGGCGCGAGGGCGCCCAAGCGGAGCTCGGCGATATCGCCGAACTCGACTGCGCGCCGGTGATGCCGGCGTTCGTCCTCGACGTCGCCGCGATCGTCGCCGGCTGACGTTTACGCGTCCTGCGCGCGGCGCTCGATGACGCGGGCGTAGAGGTGGCGGCGCTCGCCGCGGCCTTCGTCGGCGAGCCGTTTCGCGATCGCCGACGTGGAGAGACCCTCGGCGAGCAGCGCGTCGATCGCAGCGTCGATCGCGGCATCATCCTGCGCGCTCGCGGCGCCGCCGTCCGCCGCCGCGCCCGCGCTCTCCCGCGCACCGCCCTCGACGACGAAGACGAACTCGCCGCGGATCGGATCGGCGATCGCGCGGTTCACATCGGCGGCCGTTCCGAGCACCTGCTGTTCGTGCAGCTTGGAGAGTTCGCGCACCAGGAAGACGCGCCGGTCCGGCGCGGCCGCGGCCAGATCCGCGAGGGCCGCGCGGATCCGGTGCGGGGCCTCGTACCACACCGTCGTCTCGCCGAGCGCCTCGCGGAACGCCGCCCGCCGCGCGCCGCCGCTGCGCGGCGGAAAGCCGGCGAAGGCGAAGCGCCGCAGATCGAAGCCGGAGAGCACCGCGGCGCAGACGAACGCCGCCGGCCCCGGCAGCACCTCCACCCCGATCCCGGCCTCCCGCGCCGCCGCGACGAGCGCCGAGCCGGGATCGCTGATCCCCGGCGTCCCGGCGTCGCTGACGACGGCGACGTCGCCCTCGCGCGCGCGCTCGAGGATCGCGGGCGTCGCGGTGCGGGCGTTGTGGTCGTGATACGTCCAGATCTCTTTCGTTCCGATCGCCAGCGCATTGAGCAGCCGGCGCGTCACGCGCGAGTCTTCGGCGACGATCAGGCTCGCATCGCGCAGCGTGTCGACCGCGCGCAGCGTGATGTCGCGAAGGTTGCCCAGCGGCGTCGGTACGAACACGAGCCCCATGGCATCCGCTTCGTCGTCCGCGACGGTCGTCCGCCGCATCGAACTGCGCGGCCACATCCTCGACT is a genomic window containing:
- a CDS encoding cytochrome c biogenesis protein ResB — translated: MEARSGGVALGALRPLREGWNELVALFANVTFGVSLLGIWALLTLIGVVIEQGKDPSFYAANYAPPLARLIARLDLANIYHSAAYIGVLGLILCSMTAATFTKVIPRRIPRLAPVKVEKIPLHATLRVPGDVDVVRERLAAFFGARGWQVRKREFGGTEWTFADKNNWARRGVLVAHVGFVVIAIGTTIYWAKGYSGQFAVLSGQTATIPENGARIALQRFAYRIDPVRTKSGIVYQPIDYVSNAKVTGRDGRVHDAVIRVNQPYDIDGTLIYQASYGFAIDFRLTKDGKPVPGGPDHPLKEGEGFPIGGTSRAIQYTRFVGTIDRASGQPAADPRPNDPGIVIQAYDGDRPVGSALVALGQPLDLGAGYALTPARYVLYSGFQYRYDPGIPIVGLGAFVLLAGLCISFYFLPARLFVTARAVDGATEVGLAATTVKGYDVFEDRFREIVEALTRTERGAGPATEVTAETVLGGV
- the tatC gene encoding twin-arginine translocase subunit TatC, giving the protein MLAERPVGAREPDAEWDQKEMPFTEHLRELRNRLAICVATVLGLAVLLLWPAQQAIRPLTRLYFGDKVVLHAFGPTDAVWAIFKFAIYGAIVLGLPMLLYQIWMFVVPAVHPKTRRAVYSYIAPSFGLALAGVAFAHVFVIPRVVSALIGITSSIADPTFGIESTINFVLLLFLAFALVFQTPVVMLLLARIGLVNSTMLRTYRRYIIFGMLVTGGVLAPDGNPATMMLIATPMYVLFEAAIWLIVFMEGRWKREAEA
- a CDS encoding Sec-independent protein translocase subunit TatA/TatB, encoding MLGTTEIMLIAGAAILLFGVDKLPKLARSAGQAKKEFLVGQAEADLAAERARDEARRRVEGEVHAAEAATSVNGVGQPTVVPDPQTGAPGPTSVAPPRA
- a CDS encoding polyprenyl synthetase family protein: MLHRAQPGRDLYALVENFFRNDFQTENELITEAVRRMLDAGGKRLRPRFALLAAEAVGGDAAEHLRLAAFMELIHVATLIHDDVVDNADTRRGVNATAVDFGNRVSVLAGDYLFAWIFKNVTAEYAHPIPHVLSATLADITDGEVLQLRALGDLETTFANYVEVATKKTASLFAASAECGALAAGASPFAVKALRDFGTAYGIAFQMRDDLLDLTADEATLGKPVGNDLRERKMTVPLVLALESGDREFRSDVERFFAEDDDTRERIAGIVAGIGIHGGLAKTEAALAGYLERAKQSLAPLGNAPARTELAALADALL
- the ubiE gene encoding bifunctional demethylmenaquinone methyltransferase/2-methoxy-6-polyprenyl-1,4-benzoquinol methylase UbiE, which translates into the protein MDKALYVREMFAAIAPRYDRANRLLTAGIDEAWRKRAVAELAAPKGGHVVDLCCGTGDLVFHLLRTDPSLTVTGVDFTVPMLDGARARAPREDAGGRATFVEGDVTQLPFADATFDGATMGFSMRNVVDIVATLKEARRVLKPGTRFVNLDVTKPPNPLVRRAFGVYFYGLVPLIGGLVGGSKRAYTYLPNSLTNFPDADGLAERFRIAGFRDVRYLRLGAGAIAAHVGFA
- a CDS encoding magnesium transporter CorA family protein, with the protein product MIAKPREYRATPAISEEHESRCLIFTDGAGPRSLRNPAEISELLKDASTFVWFDLAEPTPDDLAMLKEEFSLHPTAVEDAALVHERPKVETYDDYLLVVLHAASLDADGQLIEHELAVFVGKNFVVTIRAHPVFPLDEIERRWTERSGVAYDPVSLLYVILDVVVDAYHPVTVEYDERLVGIENAVLGERKRTHPRLLLRRVLLFKRDLIALKRAVAPVRDILSTLLRSELTADRSMNAYFRDVADHAARVTDQIDSIRDLLNSTLDIHLSSEAHQQGEIAKQLTVIATIFLPLTYITGFFGQNFGWMVAGIQSPRSFWVIGVGSQVAAAIALVAYFRYKRWT
- a CDS encoding TatD family hydrolase, yielding MIDTHAHVHDRAFDDDRPAMLARARDAGVDAIVTVGCDVEDSRRACEAAERYGLAATIGIHPHEAKDAPAEIAAAFDALRERFGARVVAVGETGLDYHYDHSPRDVQREVLRAQLAYARARDLPLIFHQREAHDDFVAALRAGYDAASQRGIVHCFTGSSEEAAVFTGEFGLALGIGGVVTFKTAQPLRDAVRRAGLDAVVLETDCPYLAPIPYRGKRNEPAFVAETARVVAGVLGVDVATVTARSDANARRILALPVAA
- the metG gene encoding methionine--tRNA ligase, translating into MSKAAFYVTTPIFYISGTPHIGHAYTSIAADILARSARAFGPARALTGTDEHGQKVAQAAEAAGMSPQAYTDMLAPKWKELAAAYDCRFDDFIRTTEPRHAEACLALFERMRANGDVYQGVYEGWYCTNDETFWPEAKLIDGRCPNPECHRPVQWLSEQNWFFKLSAYRDRLLAHFRAHPEFVRPQTRYNEMMAVLEAGLDDLSISRSSFDWGIPLPGGGVIYVWFDALINYISALGWPADRDGLFATFWPATHLIGKEIARFHTLIWPAMLWSAGLEIPERIFAHGWILADGEKMSKSLGNVIEPFSLAQRFGADSVRYFLFREAPFGSDFSISVEKLRQRHNSDLGNDLGNLLRRSLAMLQKYRNGLVPEPAESAIGERFADLGTLVHEHVTAMRFREALDEIWNLVTALNRAIDEQKPWDLHKHGRGDELDALLYTLCEGLRWLAILLYPFMPSKSDAMWAQLGQTGTPEVRWDDALQWGTLGAGTQTDPGAPLFPRIEPEPVEA
- a CDS encoding Uma2 family endonuclease, encoding MAVVFRPLSPPDDEEMLALHGLNPGYRVERLADGSLLVSPNGALGSARNAELTRQLGNWHHARRTGKIFDSSAGFVLPDRSLFGPDGAYVSEERWSVLSRARQEKYFTGAPDAAFEVVSQSDERAQQLAKCASFALQGSALVVLIDPYRRTVDVWREGAQAELGDIAELDCAPVMPAFVLDVAAIVAG
- the rsmI gene encoding 16S rRNA (cytidine(1402)-2'-O)-methyltransferase; translated protein: MGLVFVPTPLGNLRDITLRAVDTLRDASLIVAEDSRVTRRLLNALAIGTKEIWTYHDHNARTATPAILERAREGDVAVVSDAGTPGISDPGSALVAAAREAGIGVEVLPGPAAFVCAAVLSGFDLRRFAFAGFPPRSGGARRAAFREALGETTVWYEAPHRIRAALADLAAAAPDRRVFLVRELSKLHEQQVLGTAADVNRAIADPIRGEFVFVVEGGARESAGAAADGGAASAQDDAAIDAAIDALLAEGLSTSAIAKRLADEGRGERRHLYARVIERRAQDA